The DNA sequence AAATGAAGGCATTCGAATAGGATTGGAAAAGGTAATTCTTGAATGATGAAGCTTTGGAAATGACAACAGTATTATTTATTTGAAAGCATAAAAATCTTGTCACTTTAATTTTAAGTTTCGTTTTGTTTTATTCCACTTTAGGATGGATTTCATCCGTATTTGGAACTCACTCTTAGAGCACGGAAGAAGATTTCTTCTGTTCTAAAGCACCTTATTAGCAAATGGGGCAGTTCAAGTGCTGCTGTTGGTGAGCCGGTTCTATTCCCATACAGGATACAGGACAGTGTATCTAGTAACAGAAGATGGACGTTGAATGATGCTGAAACCAGTGCCGGAGATGTCTATGCAGCTATTGAAAGCCCTGAAATTTTTCGCTTAAGGTATAAATCTTATTCATTTCTCTTGCTCAAAAGGATTGTGTAATTTGAGCTGAAAATAGGGATTGTGTAACTTGTTATAATGTATCTGACTCGATATAATTTTCAAGGTATGGTTGGTTCTCTAATGAACCTAAAACCTCCGAGAAGCCTTCTACATCAGCTTATGGCAAGGTTGACTTACAATCTGAAAGCATACAGAGAGCTACTAGCACCCCTGCAGAGAATGCATATGAGGTAGAGAACCACAGTGTGTTAACAAGCAAATATATGGAATCAATAAATGAAAGGACAAATTCAAATGCTGAGAAGATTTCTAATGTAGATGCTGATCTTTTGGTAAAGTTttcttctgcttctctctcttgAGTGATTCCTTCATCATAATGCTCACAAGCACCTCCATCATCACCCAAGTAACCTTTTGCATTTATTAATGTGAATACCTGAATTTTCTGAAACACTTAATTTATGGTGAGTATGACTTTTTTAAGTTGAAATTGCATCAACTGGGAAGTCTATATAGACATGAAGAAATGTTGGATTTCTCATACAAGCTTTTCGCATCCTTCCTTTGACAATCTTTCAGCAGATAAAGAAACTTCTTGTGTATCCTATAGAGGACTTTTTTTAGCTATCTGCATTGCACACATTAGATTTAGATGCAACATGTATTTTCACTGATTTTACTGATATTCTGAAGTTCTGTTTTATTGTATTTAGAGTGATGGCCAGAGGGGGGTGGATGGTAAACATGCACTGGTTGTTGATACTGTAACTGACATAAGCATTGGAGGCCTCCTTTCTGAAGCATCCTTACAGGCTAAGTGCAATAATGGaaataaaaaacagagagagaaggCTAAAACCCCACATCCTGTGGGCATAAAGAGTGATTCAAAATCATTTGAGTTGTGGGCTGATTGTCCATCTATAAGCATTGGCGGCATCCTGTCTGAAGTATCCTTACAGGGAAAAATCAATCGTTTTGGTGCGCAATCAACTATGAGCAATTCAAGCTTGCAGCCAGCTCATTCAATTTATGATAATCCTCAAGGTTCAAGGCCATCTGCTCATGATTCTTGCTTATCAATTTTGGATGCTGAAGAAACCTGTCATGCATTTCCCTCTCAAAAGTTTTCTCTGGGAAAAGATGTTCTGGGTATCGGAGGAAGTTGTGGAGGTTCGAGCCAGAACTCTGGTTTCAAACTGTTCAAGTTTCCTCTTCCAGCCAAGGTTTGTGTAATTCtgtttgcttatttgtttcttttactGCGACTGTGCATAAATGTATGTTGCTTCAATCTACTAGGGTTTGAAATCCATTACCTTTCAGTCTACTTTACAGTAATCTTGCCACATAAAACGTAATGTGTATTTGTATATCATCTATACATGATTTGAGTACTACATGGattaatttgatatgataaattCTAATGTTTAAACTTGGATTTCACATCAGCCACCAATTGTTTTGATTGATAACCTCAAAATTAGCTGCGAAGAATGCTTAAGGTATTGAAaagttgaaacttgaaatttCCAAATCTGTTGAAGTATTAAGGACGTAGCAACTATTTAACATTGATTTCTTGGTTAAATGAGGATGTGTGGTGGAATAGGAACATTTAGGTGGGTTAAATTAGGTGTCAAGGTGATGTGTGGTGGAATAGCAACATTTAGGTTTTAATGGAGTAAGAAAATGCCTTGCATGTTTGTGAACCTTTTGAGGGATGTCTTCTGGTTTATTTTAGCAATTGATATATTAAGCAATTCCGTTTGGTAGACCATTCCAACCTTGgtttaattaaaataattagacTACATTCTTTAGTCTCTTGCGTATGATCAAACATGAGGCTATTTTTATTCTTAAACATCTGTTCAAATCCCTAGTCACAAGACTATACACTTGAAACAGCATAAAGTTGTGGCTGTTCTAGAGTTGTCAATTTCAACTCATATCTGATGTCTATTTTCAGGGTAATAGATTAGCTGAGCTTCCAAAAGACCATGCTCGGCAAGAATCTAATACAGAACGGATGAATTGTTCATATTTGAACAATGATGAACGGAGCCTAGGGCTATCAGGCATCAAATGGGTAATTGAATTTCTTATTGAAGTGATATACCGTGATATACAACTttacaaagaaaaatataagctaatcttttctttttgct is a window from the Rosa chinensis cultivar Old Blush chromosome 2, RchiOBHm-V2, whole genome shotgun sequence genome containing:
- the LOC112187400 gene encoding TSL-kinase interacting protein 1 isoform X2, which codes for MKAPRQRNSKVIKVPIKGRASKGGMGEQKSTSRTTQHCHREPGKGDDFFNEKDEHLSPCNAAKGLDLEISDDVQCSEPTKKLPFYGINGGKPLLPHSKIKLQLFPVNEGIRIGLEKDGFHPYLELTLRARKKISSVLKHLISKWGSSSAAVGEPVLFPYRIQDSVSSNRRWTLNDAETSAGDVYAAIESPEIFRLRYGWFSNEPKTSEKPSTSAYGKVDLQSESIQRATSTPAENAYEVENHSVLTSKYMESINERTNSNAEKISNVDADLLSDGQRGVDGKHALVVDTVTDISIGGLLSEASLQAKCNNGNKKQREKAKTPHPVGIKSDSKSFELWADCPSISIGGILSEVSLQGKINRFGAQSTMSNSSLQPAHSIYDNPQGSRPSAHDSCLSILDAEETCHAFPSQKFSLGKDVLGIGGSCGGSSQNSGFKLFKFPLPAKGNRLAELPKDHARQESNTERMNCSYLNNDERSLGLSGIKWTDSLGPFDLGLPVSQKLCNAESTSISGFVK
- the LOC112187400 gene encoding TSL-kinase interacting protein 1 isoform X1; its protein translation is MKAPRQRNSKVIKVPIKGRASKGGMGEQKSTSRTTQHCHREPGKGDDFFNEKDEHLSPCNAAKGLDLEISDDVQCSEPTKKLPFYGINGGKPLLPHSKIKLQLFPVNEGIRIGLEKDGFHPYLELTLRARKKISSVLKHLISKWGSSSAAVGEPVLFPYRIQDSVSSNRRWTLNDAETSAGDVYAAIESPEIFRLRYGWFSNEPKTSEKPSTSAYGKVDLQSESIQRATSTPAENAYEVENHSVLTSKYMESINERTNSNAEKISNVDADLLVKSDGQRGVDGKHALVVDTVTDISIGGLLSEASLQAKCNNGNKKQREKAKTPHPVGIKSDSKSFELWADCPSISIGGILSEVSLQGKINRFGAQSTMSNSSLQPAHSIYDNPQGSRPSAHDSCLSILDAEETCHAFPSQKFSLGKDVLGIGGSCGGSSQNSGFKLFKFPLPAKGNRLAELPKDHARQESNTERMNCSYLNNDERSLGLSGIKWTDSLGPFDLGLPVSQKLCNAESTSISGFVK